A stretch of DNA from Candidatus Edwardsbacteria bacterium:
TACCTGCTTGAAGACGATAAATATATATTCCGGCTGAGACCTTCTGGCCCTTGTCGGATCGTCCGTTCCAAGCGGCATTATAACGGCCCGGCGTTTTATGCTCGTTGACCAAAGT
This window harbors:
- a CDS encoding T9SS type A sorting domain-containing protein, whose product is MVNEHKTPGRYNAAWNGRSDKGQKVSAGIYIYRLQAGNKTLTKKMVLIK